One Capsicum annuum cultivar UCD-10X-F1 unplaced genomic scaffold, UCD10Xv1.1 ctg76279, whole genome shotgun sequence genomic window, ataggacccccgtgaagttggagtatttcgtagcaaatttggtcatagttcagaaGGTACTAGATGCTTCActctttttaaaataaacaaattttgAGAGCCTGACTAAAAACTGGCTATTATAATACTGTAGCTCCACCCCTGGCCGTGACGATTCTAGTtatgaaagagaaagagagagttaAACTTACCTCAGAGAATGTCAAAGAAGAAGTTTTTGAGCTCTTCTGGCTAGCTGGAAAGATTGCTGCTAGTGCCATTCTTGCATTTAGAGCCAATGGTACTATCACAAAGGGGATGAGAAAAGAAGGTATTCCAATAGTTTCAGacaacttttgaatattttttactAGTGGTTTTGAGCATAAAGTCAGCATTGCAATCCCCAAAATCACTTCAAATATAGACTTGTTAAAATCCCATGTCAACAACTTATAGTTGATCTTTCCGTCTTTTTCACCCTCATCATAcaccaatttttcaactttaccccACATAATCTACAGACAATAAGACCACATTAAGGCTATGGTGAGGAGGAATCTTTACATCGAAACTttagaaagaaaatgaatgaatTGAAGGATAAATGTATGTACAGATGTATTAAACACTATTTCAAATGATTAATGACAACCCGTATCCATATTGTTTCTataaaaaacaaaatcatattaaattctTGTTATCTTTAATAAGTAGACAAAACTATATATAGGTTATTAGTAGCGTTGACCAAGAAGAAGGTGGCGGATAAAAGAACACGATAATTAGTAGATCAGAACAGGAGACGATCATGCTTGTTCAATATATCTCTTTCAACTTGGATTCCAAGGAAATGAAAGGTTCGGTAACTATTTTTCATACGATCTcctctttttaaaaaaacaaacaacatACACAGTATAATCCACAAATGGGGTCTCAGGAGGGTGATGTGTATGTGGAGAaactgtttccaatagaccctcgtgTCAACTATGATCTTCTCTTATAGATAGActaaaaaataaagcaaagttTTTTTTCAGGCGAAATGGTCTActggacccttgtacttgtcCGAGTTTTTAAAGTGAACACCCCTACTTAGTCCTTTGTCATCTGTACTCCTTAATTTAGATGACAAAGGACAAGTACAAGGGCCCAGTACACCTAAGATGATCAAAATTGTTCTGTAACAACCAAAGTTTCTTCATAAAATGATGTCGTAAAGGAActttctaaatctagaaaatcaTTTCCTGCAAGGAAAAATATTGTTAACTTTACCTTGTCATATTCATCGATGGCCCTTTTCTTGTCCTTACAACTAGTCACACGAATAGCCTCATTGATCCATCTTGTCATTCCATCGACAAACTCAGGTTCATCGATCATGTCATTGCGATCTGTATCAAAATCTTGCATCACCTTCTTGACTGAATCATCGCTATTTAGTTGCACTTCATCATATTTGACTGATCGTATTAATTTTTCCAATTCGTTCCGTGTTATGGAATTGTTCCCATCACTATCATACTGATGGAAGATTCTGCAA contains:
- the LOC107869873 gene encoding sodium/calcium exchanger NCL1 (The sequence of the model RefSeq protein was modified relative to this genomic sequence to represent the inferred CDS: added 231 bases not found in genome assembly), giving the protein MAKILKHVESQALEAEHFLNDDGTPNIERIKEIFHQYDSDGNNSITRNELEKLIRSVKYDEVQLNSDDSVKKVMQDFDTDRNDMIDEPEFVDGMTRWINEAIRVTSCKDKKRAIDEYDKIMWGKVEKLVYDEGEKDGKINYKLLTWDFNKSIFEVILGIAMLTLCSKPLVKNIQKLSETIGIPSFLIPFVIVPLALNARMALAAIFPASQKSSKTSSLTFSEIYGGVIMNNIMGMTTLLAIVCAKDLTWDYSAQVIIVLVACAIIGLLALFSPRYPLWTSLLAFSLYPSCVMLFYSLQ